The sequence below is a genomic window from Arthrobacter sp. U41.
CCCCCTGAGTCGGGTCGATCGAGTGTGGCTGCCACGTTACTACCGACGCCGGGGCCTGTCGCCGCTGCCCCGGCGTCGATCCTCGCCCCGGCGTCGATCCTCGCCCCGGGGTCGGTCCGGGTCCCGGGTGCTGGCAGGATGGAACCATGCGTATTCTGATCGCCCCGGACAAGTTCAAAGGCTCCCTCACGGCCGCCGAAGCCGCCGCCGCCATCGCCGAGGGGGCCTTGCGCGTCTATCCTGACGCCGAGGCCATCCAGTTTCCGGTGGCCGACGGCGGCGAAGGAACGCTTGAGGCGGCCGTCGCCGCGGGGTATGAGGAGCGCCTGAACGCGGTTGTCGGCCCCATCCTGGCGCCGGTCGGCGCAGCCTGGGCGATCCGGAAGGACGCCTTCGGCGGGGCCACCGCCGTAATTGAAACCGCGCAGGCCTCCGGTTTGGCGCACATGGATCCCACCCCGGCCAACGCCCTGCGGGCGCACAGCTACGGCTGCGGCCAGCTGATCGCGGCCGCCCTCGACGCCGGCGCGACGGAGATCGTGCTGGGCCTGGGCGGCTCGGCAATGAGCGACGGCGGCAGCGGCGCCCTGCGCGCGTTGGGCCTCAAGCCGCTCGACGCCGCAGGCAACGTGGTCCCGCTCGGTGGTGGCTCGCTCGCTGAGGTGGCCCAGCTCGACGCCAGCGGCCTCGATCCGCGGCTCAGCGCCGTGACCTTCCGGATCGCCGTCGACGTGCAGAACCCGCTCGTCGGCAGCGACGGCGCAGCCCACGTGTTCGGCCCGCAGAAAGGCGCCGACGAGGACGCCGTCGAGCTGCTCGACGCCGGACTCCGCAACTGGGCCTCGGTGCTGCGCCAGGCCACCGGACGGGACGTCAATGTTCCCGGCGCCGGAGCGGCCGGCGGTTTCCCCGCCGCCTTCCTGGCCTTCAGCGGTGCAGCCCTGGAAGGCGGCTTCGAACTCGTCGCCGGGCTCACCGGACTCGCCAGCAAACTCGCGCAGGCAGACCTCGTGATCACCGGTGAGGGCTCGCTGGATTCCCAGTCGCTCACCGGCAAGGCGCCGATTGCGCTTGCGCACGCCGCCCAAAGCCTCGGAATCCCGGTGATTGTGGTCGCGGGACGGATCCTGGTCACCCCGGAGGACCTCGCCGAGCACGGTGTGGTGGCCGCGGCGCAACTGCTGGACGTTGCCGGAAGCCCGGACGACGCCGTCGCAAACGCCGCGAAGTACCTCGCCTGGGCGACCAGCAAGGTGCTCGAGGGGGCCTGAGAGCTCAGGCGCCAGTCTCATAGTGCGGCTCCGCGACCGGCTTGGATTCGGGGGAGCCCCTCTCCCTCAGATACACCGAAGCGCCGACCAGGACGGCGACTGCCAGGAACTCGCTTTGCCAGTTCTGGAACGACTCAAACCAGAAGCGGCTCGTGGCGAGGTACCCGAGGACGGTCACCGGCGGCTGTCCGTGGCTTTGCTGTTCGGAACTGTATTCCTCGCTCCCGCCGATGGCGTGGAGTGTCATCGACGCCACGAACAGCAGCAGGAACATGATCGACAGCGAATGTTCATAGAGCTTGAGGACCCAGCCGCCGCGCCTCACGGGCCAGGGGGTGGCCGCCTTCAGGGCCGCGTCCCGGGGATCCTCATCCTGCGGAGCGGCCCGGTCCATGGGCTTGGACTCCGAGGATCCTTTCTGGAAAAGGAACACCGTCAGGATGACGTACATGCCCATCTGCAGGAACTCGGACTCCCAGTTCTCAAATGTCGCCTCGAGGAAGGACCCCGTGCCGAGGTACTGCAGGGCTGTCACGGCCGGCTCGCCGTGGGCCAATTGGTCCTCGCTGTAGGCGGCGGCGCCGCTGAAGACCATGCCGCCGAAGAACAGAAGGAACAGGCCGATGTTGGCCAGCATGAGTCCGTGGTCCTTGACCCACCCGCTGTCCTTTCGCGGCTGGGTGCTGCGTTGTTTGCTTGCGGCGTTCGTCATGTTTACGTCCTTTCCGCGGCCTGCCGGCGGAGCCGGCTCGGCACGTAAACGAGCAGGATGAGCAGCACTGCCAGCAGCATGGCCCCGGCAGTCAATCCCGCCGTCCGGCCCGCCGCGACGTCGAAGACCAGCGCGGAGGTCCCGACGCTGAGGAGTCCGATGCCCGCCAAGGCAGCCTTTGCGATCCTGTCCGCACTGGCCACGAGGGCCGCCCTGAGGTGCAAGCGGAACAGTCGGCGGTGCACGCTGACCGGGAGCAGGATCAGTGCTGTGGTGAGGGCGGCCAGCGCCACGTTAGCGAGGTAGAGGGTGACCTGGAAGTCGTCCAGCGATTCGAACCTCGACTGGAACGGCAGGGTCAGCAGGAAGCCCGCCAGGATCTGCACCCCGGTCTGCAGCACCCGCAGTTCCTGCAGCAGTTCCATCCAGTTGCGGTCCAGTTTTTCGATGGCGGTCTCGTTCCGCTGGTCCGTCGAGGGCTCCTGCGGAGCGGACTCTGGCTCAAGCTTGGACACTGGTCGCCTCCGGGTGAATGCGGGTCGAACTTCGGGGGAAGGTAACACTCAACCTAGACTTGAGTGTTCGGAAATTCAAGACAGTACTAAGGTTGCTGATGAAATTCCGGGTAGGGTGGAACTGTTTACTTCATGGGGACAGCTTCGGAGGCCCGCGTCAGTTCCGGGGCCGGGAAGCAGCCCTTGGAAAACCGACACATTGGGTAGGTGGACTATGAGTGATTCAAACAAGCAGCAGGACCAGCCGCGCGACCCCCGGGACGGTTACTACTCCGGGTCCTTTCCGGAGCAGGTCCAGGAACAACCGGGCCTGACCGCGCCCATGGACCCCCAGCCGGACCATGGCGAGGAGAGCTACGAAGGCAGCGGGGCCCTCGAAGGCAAGGCTGCGCTGATTACGGGCGGAGACTCCGGGATCGGCAAGGCGGTGGCCATCGCTTTCGCCCGGGAGGGGGCCGACGTCGCCATCTCCTACCTGCCGGAAGAGGAAGCCGACGCGCAGGACACAGCCGCCTGGATCCGCAAAACCGGCCGCAAGGCGCTGCTGATCGCCGGCGATGGCCGCAGTGAGGATTTCGCCACCAAAATCGTGGCCGACACGCTCGCCGAGTTCGGCCGCCTGGACGTCGTGGTGCTCAATGCCGCCTACCAGAAGAACCGCGACAGCTTCGAGTCCCTCCCGACTGAGGAGTTCGACCGCGTCTTCAAGACCAACCTTTACTCACTGCTCTGGACCGCACGGGCCGCCGTGCCGCATCTGAGGGCGGGCGCGTCCATCATCACCACCGCGTCGATCCAGGCGTTCCACCCCTCGCCCCAGCTCATCGACTACGCCATGACCAAAGCGGCGCAGGTCGCTTTCACCAAGGCCTTGGCACAGGAGCTCGGCCCGAAGGGAATCCGTGTCAACGCTGTGGCTCCCGGCCCCATCTGGACGCCCCTGATCCCGGCGACCGAGTGGCCGGAGAAGCTGCCGTCCTTCGGCCAGGACACCCCGTTGCAGCGCGCGGGTCAACCGGCGGAACTCGCGCCGGCCTACGTGCTGCTGGCCTCCGATCACGGCTCGTACATCTCCGGTGCCGTGGTTCCCGTTACGGGGGGCAAGGGCCTCTGAGCCCTGCACAGCATTTTCCGACAGATCCACGAATTCACCAGATCCACGAATCCGCACAGTTCAAGACTCCAGAACGGGAGGGAACGGTATGTCCCAAGAGAAACAGCAGGATCCGATCGAAGAGGCTGGCGGCTACGGGACGCCGACGGCGGAGCAGGAGCTCCCCGGCGGCGACACTAAGAAGTTTGCCCAGCCCCGCGAAGAGGAAGCATTCGACGCAGCTGGCCTCAGCCAGGACAGCCCGGACGGGGAAACTTACCCTGCGGGCGCCCCGGACCTGAGCCAGTTCGGCGCCGAGGACCAGGACAGTGCAGGAGAACCCGGAGCAGGACGCTTCGGAGGAACGGAGGAACAAATGAGTTCAGAAAACGCGAGCACAACCCCCGGATACGACTCAGACGCGTCGGAGAATTCCGAGGTGGCCATGCCTTCCTCGGAGGCGGAGATGGACGAGTCCAACACTGAAGAGCCCGACGCCGGGCGGCCGTTCTCCTCGGAGCCCGGCCAGGACGCGGCCGGCCTGCCCGACGGATCGGGAACGGATCTGCCCGAGGACAGGGCCCCCAAGGACCGCGACGGCGACGATGAGGAAGCCTTCGACGCCGGCTAACAGCCGCCGTCCCAAGAGCGAAGGCCGAACAACAAGAGGCGAAGGCCGGGATCCCCGCACCCTGTGGGTGTTGGGGTCCCGCCTTCGCCTTGCGATTGGCTGGCGCGGGCGTCCAGCTGGTGCCTGCGTGTCACCAACCTGCGTTCACCGCGCTGGATCGGCCCGCAACTTGGCCGGTCAGGCGCCGGGTCAGGAGGCTTTCCGGAGGGGGTCGTTGAGGGTCTCTGGCCAGTTCGGGGCTGCCGTGTCCGCGGTGGGGGACGGCTGCCCGGCCGTGGACAGGTACCAGTCGGGGAAGGGGTCCGCGGGCAGTTCCTGTTCCTGTTCTGGATTCGGGCCGGGGTCCGGGGGCAGGCCCGTGTCGAAGTCCAGGTCCGGATCCACGCCCGGTGGCGGGTCCATGCCCATGAGTGCGTCCAGGTCCATGCCCGTGGCCGTGCCTGTGTCTGATTCTGATCCCGAATCCGGCCAGTCGTCCGGCCAGTGGGGTGGTTCCCAGTCCTGCTGTTCGCTGGGGTAGTTTCGCCCAGAGGGGGAGGTCCAGCCGGGCGGGGCGGTTTTGCTGGCCCCGGCCGGTGTCCAGGCTGAGTTGTGTTTGAGCTTGTGGTGTTTGCGGCAGGGCTGTCCGAGGTTGGTGATCCCGGTGGTGCCTCCGTCGGCCCAGGCCAGGAGGTGGTCCGCTTCGTTGTCCAGGGAGTGGTTGTTGCACCCCGGGAACGGGCATCTACCGTCACGGAGCATCAGCCAGTGCCGCTGGGCTTTGGTGAGGCGGTAGCTGGTGCGGCCGATTTCCAGCGGCGCCCCGTCGCGGGGGTCGATCAGGACCCGGTGGAAGGACCCGGCGCCGTCGGTGATCAGGCGGCGGGCCATCGAGGGCGGGATCGGCCCGTATCCGTCCAGCATCGCCGGTTCCTGTCCGGCGCCGAGCAGGGACAGGACCGGGACGGTGATCAGGACCTGCGCCCGCGGCGACGGCACACCCCCGCCCACCGCATCTCCGCACACCGCACCCTCCCCACCAGCGCCGGTGGTGCCATTGTTACTGGTGGCGCCGGTGGTGAGGAGCCAGGTGGCGGCGATGTCGGCGCGGAGCTGGGTGAGGGTGCGTTCCTCGTCCGGGCCCTGCAGGGCGCGGGCGGCGGCGGTGGTCCGTTCCCAGATCCCAGCGGCGGTATCGGCCGGAAGGTAGGCGGAGAACCAGGCCATCCCGTCAGTGTCCGGGCGGAACTCGACCCGCCGGTCCGCGGCGCACCTGGCATGGCGCTGTTCGATGCTCTCCCGGTGGTGGCGTTCACGCCACGTGCGGGCCTTGGCCCGGAACCTGCCCGGGACCAGCTCCCCGGCCGGGCACCCCCGGGCCGGGTTCGGGGCGGCCGGGTCCAGGAAGTGCGCCTCCAGCGCCGCCGCCCCGGCCGGGTCCAGGCTGGTCGTTTCGTCCACCATGATCCGGGCGTGCGCCCAGGAAATCGTGCCCGCCGTCAGCGCCGCGAGGGTCAGCGGCAACGTCTTCGTCAGCGCCAGGCAGTCGCCCAGGAACGCCCCCGCGGTCTGCTCGCTCACCGTCAGGGCACACGCGATCTCCGCCGTCACCGCCATCTCCTGGCCCATGTTGTCGTGCAGCGCCACCGCCGGTGGCGCCAGAGCGTCGGCGGCCTGCAGATAGGTCGCTGCCAGCCGCACCTTCAACGCAGCGGCGCGCGCCTCCCACCGCGCCATGACGGTCAGGCCATCCAGGCAATCACCCGCCAAATCCCGCAACGGATCCTCCCACAACGGATCGACCCCTGACGAACCCGTCAGAACAGCACCTGACGGACCAGTCTGAACAGCACCCGGCGGACCCGTCTGATCAGCACCCGGCGGACCAGCCGGATCAGCGTCAGCGCCGGCCGCGGGGACGGAATCCAGCGCCGCGGTCCACGCCGCGACAGCCGCCAGCGCCGCCCTGCCCTCCGCACACCAGTCCGTGCATTCCATGAACCCAGAATCTCAGATGGCATCGACATTTTTACGAAACCAGCCGCAGTGCAGCGGAACAGGCGCCGGCACCGGCCGACGACCCGGAAGATGGCATGGGATCAAGGGGCGGGCAGAGGGTCGCCGAACCCTAGCGACGCTTCTTCGGCGCGCGCTTCACAGCGGCCGTGGCGGCGGCCACGGGCCCTTCCGTTTCCGGCTCGGCAACTGTGCCGCGGGCCTTGGCGATCGCCTTCATGCCGTGGTAGATCACCAGGGCCGCCGCGGAGCCGAGGGCGATGCCGGTGAACTTCAGGTCGCCGATGGTCCACGTGTAGTCGGCGATGCCAACGATCAGCGCCACGGCTGCCGTGGTCAGGTTGATCGGGTTCGAGAAGTTCACCTTGTTCTGCACCCAGATCTTGACGCCCAGGACACCGATCATGCCGTAGAGCATAGTCGCGGCGCCGCCCAGCACGCCGGCCGGGACGGTGGCGATCATCTCGCCGAACTTCGGGGAGAAGCTCAGAACCACGGCGAAGACACCGGCCACCCAGTAGGCCGCCGTCGAATAGACCTTCGTGGCGGCCATAACGCCGATGTTTTCCGCGTAGGTTGTGGTTCCGGAGCCGCCGCCCATGCCGGCAAGCACGGTGGCGGCGCCGTCGGCCATCAGTGCGCGCCCGGAGACGCCGTCGAGGTTCTGCCCGGTCATGGCGGCGACGGATTTCACGTGGCCGATGTTCTCGGCCACCAGCACCAGCACCACCGGCACGAACAGGCCCACGACGCCGAGGTGGAATTCGGGGGCCTGGAAGAACGGCAGTCCCACCCAAGCGGCGGAGTCCACCTTGGAGAAGTCCACTTCACCGCGGATCATGGCGACGACGTAGCCAAGTACGACGCCGACGAGGATGCTCAGCCGGCCCAGAATGCCGCGGAAGAAGACGCTGACGATGATGATCGTGGCCAGGGTGATGAGGGCCGTGACCGGGGCTGCGTCGAAGTTGTTCTTCGCTGCGGGCGCGAGGTTGAGGCCGATCAGTCCCACGATGGCGCCCGTTACGATGGGCGGCATCAGGCGGTTGATCCAGCCAGCGTCGAACTTCTGCACCACCGCACCGATGATGGCCAGCCCGACGCCGGCCAGCACCACGCCGCCGAGCGCGCCGGCGACGCCGTACTGCTGCTGCGAGGCCATGATCGGCGCGATGAAGGCGAAGCTCGAGCCGAGGTAGCTCGGCACCTGGCCCTTGGTGATGACCAGGAAGAGCAGCGTGCCGATGCCGGAGAAGAACAGCGTGGTGGCCGGCGGCATGCCCGTGATGATCGGGACCAGGAAGGTCGCGCCGAACATGGCGACAACGTGCTGCATCCCGACGCCAATGGTCAGCGGCCAGGCAAGGCGCTCATCGGGCTTCACGACCTCGCCCGGGCGGATGGACTTGCCGTTGCCGTGGAGCTTCCATTTGGTACCGAGCATGCTCATTGCCGGGGCCTTTCAGAGAATGTGTGGCGGAGCGGGAAGGAATCTTCCGGAGCAACTTTACCGCGCCGGTGTTTCCGGCATGCTTCACTGGCGGCGCCGCTGTGCCGGACGTCACGGGGCGATTCGGGAAGCGTAAGGCAAAGGTTGAAGTTGCAACTATGGACAGTAAGCAGTGGCCGCCGCCCCGGCGGGCACGCTGAGCGAAAGGTACCCCCATGACTATCGCCCACGACGAAGCAGTAATCGACGCCTCCGCAGTGGACGCCATCTTTGCCGAGGCCCGAACCGCCAACACCTTCACCGGCGAGGTCACCGAAGAGCAGGCCCGGGCCATCTACGAACTCACCAAGTTCGGCCCCACCGCGTTCAACTCGCAGCCGCTGCGCGTGACCTACGTGCGGTCCGCGGAAGCCCGCGATGCCCTGGTCGAAACCCTCGCGAACGGCAACCGAGCCAAAACCGCCACCGCACCGCTCGTCGCCGTCCTCAGCTACGACACTTCCTGGCAGGAGCAGTGGGACAACTTCCTGCCCGGGTACAACGCACCCAAGGCCATGTACGACGCCGCCCCGGACCTCGCCGCCGCGACCGGCAACAACAACGCCCACCTTCAGGCGGGCTACTTTATCCTCGCCGTGCGGTCCCTCGGCCTCGCCGCCGGGCCGATGACGGGCGCTGACTTTACCGCGATTGATGCGGCCTTCTTCCCCGACGGCGACCAGAAGAGCTTCCTCGTGGTCAACATCGGCCAGCCCGCTGCCGGCGCCTGGGGTGAAGCGAAGCCGAAGTTCGCTTACGAGGACGTTGTACGCACCGTCTGACGGAAAGGCGGAGGTGCCTTCGGGGCTGACCCGGGGGCTTTCGGCACTGAGTTGACGCGGAGGTGCCTCCGGCACCATGGGGGACAGGCCGGAGGCACTCGGGACGCTATTCTGCGGGTGAGCGCAAGGCCGCATCCGGGGCCATTTCCCAGTCTAGTCCGCCTCGATGCTTCCCCACAGGGCACCCGGGGCCGGTGGCAGGTCACATCGGAGGTAGAGGTCACATATTTGGCCGCGGGGGTGCAATACTAGGGTCACCTGCGGCGCGGAGTCGACGCGAATCGGGCTATTGCGAGCGGACCGGGGGGCCACTACATGATGCTTGACACCGCAACCCTGCGTGTGGCCCTTGCGGTGGTCGATCTAACCCTGCTGCTGCTCTTCTACTTCATCACTTATCGCCGGACGCGTTCGTCGTACAGCGGCTGGTGGTGTCTGGCTTTGCTGTTGTTCCTGGCCGGCAATGCCGCCTACCTGATGGACGGGACGCCCCACCAGGCGTGGGCCAACCCGCTCGGGAACGTGCTTCTCGTGGCGGGCGCGGCCAGCATCTGGGCGGGGGCGCGGTCCCTGCGGACCGCGGCTCCCGACATCTGGTACCTCTCGGCCGCCCCTGCCATCACAGCCGTTGCGTCGGCGCTGGACCAGCCGGCCATCAACGTGTGGTCCGGTGCGCCCGCCTACCTGGGGTTCATGGGCCTGCTGATCGGCCTCGGCTGCCGGGAACTGCTCCTGCTGGAACGGCATTTTTCCCGCGTGCACCTCACCTTGGCCGCGGGTTCCGGCATCCTGGCCGCGTTCTATCTCGGCCGCTTGGCAGTCTTTCTGGCGGAAGGACGTGACGGCCCGGTGTTCCAGTCCGTCTTCGGCTCGGTGACGACGACGCTCTTTTCGGCCGTGATCCTGGTCGTGGCGTCCTTGACGATGGCCGAGCTGAGCTACGAGCAGCAGACCCGCGACCTCCGGGCGCGCGCGACCGTTGACGGGCTGACCGGGCTGCTGAACCGCACGGCATTCCTGGACCTCGCCGAGGACGAGCTGCGCCGCCTCAACCGGGGCAGGACCACTGCGTCCCTTATCCTGGCGGATCTGGACCATTTCAAGGCCATCAACGACGAGTTTGGCCACTCGGCCGGCGACACCGCTCTGCAGGCCTTCGCGGAGGCGTGCACGGCCACGGTCCGATCCACCGACCTCGTGGGCCGCTATGGCGGGGAGGAATTCATCATGCTCCTGCCGGGAGTGACGGCGCAAACGGCGGGGGAGATCGCCGCCGACATCAGCACCCGGCTGCACGCCTCATCCTCGCCGGTGATCCCGCGCCTGCCCACCTCCAGCTACGGGATCGCGTCGACCGCGCCCGGCCGCGTGGATCTGGACGCGTTGATCGCCTCCGCGGACGCCGCTCTCTACCGCGCCAAGACCTTGGGCAGGGACCGTTCGGTGCTCGCCGTCGGCATCGAGGAAGAGCCGGCCTGAACGAGGCGGCCTCTTAACGGGTCGCCTGCCGGGCCGCCCAGGGGCTGCGGCCCGGCAGGCGGCTAGGAAATGACTCCGTCCACCAGCGCCTTTGCCTCGGCCTGGACCTGCTTGAGGTGCTCGGCTCCCTTGAAGGACTCGGCGTAGATCTTGTAGACGTCCTCGGTGCCCGAGGGGCGGGCCGCGAACCAGGCGTTCTCGGTGACAACCTTGAGGCCGCCGATCGCCGCCCCGTTGCCGGGCGCTTCGGTCAGCTTGGCAAGGATGGTTTCACCGGCAAGTTCGGTCGCGGTGACGTCCGCCGACGAGAGCTTCGCCAGGGCCGCCTTCTGCTCCCGGGTGGCGGCGGCGTCGATCCGGGCGTAGACCGGGTCCCCGAACTGGTCCGTGAGGCCCTTATAGAGCTGCGAGGGTGACTTGCCGGTGACCGCCGTGATCTCCGACGCCAGCAAGGCCAGCAGGATCCCGTCCTTATCGGTGGTCCAGACGCTGCCGTCCTTCTTGTTGAAGGAAGCGCCGGCGGATTCCTCGCCGCCGAAGGCGCCCTCGCCGGAGAGCAACCCGGGGACGAACCACTTGAAGCCCACGGGCACTTCGACGAGTTTGCGTCCCAGGCTTTGGGCGACGCGGTCGATAATCGAGGAGGACACGAGGGTCTTGCCGATCACGGACTGCGGGTTCCAACCGGTCCGGTGGCGGTAGAGGTAGTCGATCGCGACGGCGAGGTAGTGGTTCGGGTTCATCAGCCCGCCCTGCCCATCGACAAACGGTGTCACGATGCCGTGCCGGTCGGCGTCGGCGTCATTGCCGGTGGCGATGTCGAAGCTGGCACCTTCTGACATCCGGTTGATCAGCGAGGCCATCGCCGCCGGCGACGAGCAGTCCATCCGGATCTTCTCGTCCCAGTCGAGGGTCATGAATGCCCACTGCGGGTCGACGGTGGGATTGACCACCGTGAGGTTGAGGTGGTGGCGTTCGCCAATCTCGCCCCAGTAATCTACCGACGCGCCGCCCATCGGGTCCGCGCCGATCCGAACGCCGGCCTCGCGGATCGCATTGAGATCCAGGACGGAGGGGAGGTCGTCAACGTAGCTGCTGAGGAAATCGAACTTGCCCGTGGTGCCGGCGTTCAGGGCCTCGGCGATGGGAACCCGCTTAACACCGCGCAGGCCGTTTTCCAGCAGTTCGTTGGCGCGGTTGGCGATCCACCCGGTGGCGTCCGAGTCAGCCGGCCCGCCGTGCGGGGGGTTGTACTTGAAACCGCCGTCGCCGGGCGGGTTGTGGCTGGGGGTCACGACGATGCCGTCCGCCTGCGGAGCCCCGGCGGGGGAGTTGTTGTTGTGCGTCAGGATGGCGTGGCTCAGCGACGGAGTGGGGGTGTAGCCGTGGCGGGCGTCGATCAGCACGTTGACGCCGTTGGCTGCGAGGACTTCCAGCGCGGAATTTTGCGCCGGTTCGCTCAGGGCATGGGTGTCTTTGGCGAGATACAGCGGGCCTGTGATTCCCTGGCCGGCCCGGTACTCCACGATCGCCTGGGTGATGGCCAGGATGTGGGGTTCGTTGAAGGAGGCCTTCAGGCTTGAGCCCCGGTGCCCGGAGGTCCCGAAGGCCACCCGTTGGCCTGGGTCGCCCAGATCCGGGGAAACGTCATAGTACGCATCCAGGAGCGCAGTGAGATCAACAAGGTCTTGGGGTTGGGCAACAGTGCCCGCGCGGCTAGCCATGGCACCAGCATGCCAGACCGGGGTGGAAGGCAACATGATTACGGCCCCTATGACGCTGAAATACCCTGCCCAGCACAACGGGACGGCGGTAGGCTGAATCCAGAGACGTCCATGAGGGGGAAAACCATGACTGACCAGCCGAAACCGGAGAAAGACGGGACACCGGAGGGCTACCGGCCGCCGTCGTACATTCCTGCGCAGGAATCCGACGTTCCCTCGCCTCAGACCCCGCCCGCGACCGTGAAGTTCGATCAGCCGGGCTATGGCCAGCAGCCGTACGGAACCCCGGGACAGTCCGGCGGGCACGACGGGCAGCCGGCACCGGACTACAACCAGCCCACGGATCCGTATGGCACGCCTTATGGCGCGGCGCCGCAGCAGCCGTTCGGGCAGCAGCCCTACGGGCAACAGTCCTCCGGTCAGCAGTACGGTGCGCCGGTACAGTATGGCCAGCCTGGCAGCCCGTTCAACGCCTACGGCCAACCGTCCTATTACGGTATGCCTGAACCCAAGGGCCTGAGCATCGCGAGCATGATCTGCGGCATCGCGGCCTTTGTGGGGCTGGGCTTTTTCCTCCTGCCGCAGTTCGCGGCGGTCATCCTCGGGCACATGGCACTCAAGCGCGAGCCGTCGGGCAGGGGCATGGCGATAGCCGGCCTGGTGCTGGGTTACGCGGGGATCGCGCTGACCGTCCTGGCAATCGTGATCATCGCGCTGGGGTTGGCCATCGGCACCTCCGGCCGCATGTACTACGGGGCCTAGGCCCAGCCGTCAGCCGGTAAGGGCCGCAACCAGCCGCCCGGCGTTGTCCTCGAGCCACGTGCCGCGGCGTCGGATCATCCCGCCCACCCCTTCGTCCCACATCCGCGCCCACCCGCCGCCGAGAGTGCGTGCGTTGTGCTGCATCCGCTCGTGGCTCAGCGCCGTAGCCTCAATCCCGAATGCGGGCAGCCGCCGTCGTTCCTCTTCGTTCCAGCCGTAGGCGTCGGCGAAGATCCGGAGCCGCCGGAACGGATCCGTAGCCTCCCAGCCCGGCCACGCGTC
It includes:
- a CDS encoding SDR family oxidoreductase, which codes for MSDSNKQQDQPRDPRDGYYSGSFPEQVQEQPGLTAPMDPQPDHGEESYEGSGALEGKAALITGGDSGIGKAVAIAFAREGADVAISYLPEEEADAQDTAAWIRKTGRKALLIAGDGRSEDFATKIVADTLAEFGRLDVVVLNAAYQKNRDSFESLPTEEFDRVFKTNLYSLLWTARAAVPHLRAGASIITTASIQAFHPSPQLIDYAMTKAAQVAFTKALAQELGPKGIRVNAVAPGPIWTPLIPATEWPEKLPSFGQDTPLQRAGQPAELAPAYVLLASDHGSYISGAVVPVTGGKGL
- a CDS encoding uracil-xanthine permease family protein: MSMLGTKWKLHGNGKSIRPGEVVKPDERLAWPLTIGVGMQHVVAMFGATFLVPIITGMPPATTLFFSGIGTLLFLVITKGQVPSYLGSSFAFIAPIMASQQQYGVAGALGGVVLAGVGLAIIGAVVQKFDAGWINRLMPPIVTGAIVGLIGLNLAPAAKNNFDAAPVTALITLATIIIVSVFFRGILGRLSILVGVVLGYVVAMIRGEVDFSKVDSAAWVGLPFFQAPEFHLGVVGLFVPVVLVLVAENIGHVKSVAAMTGQNLDGVSGRALMADGAATVLAGMGGGSGTTTYAENIGVMAATKVYSTAAYWVAGVFAVVLSFSPKFGEMIATVPAGVLGGAATMLYGMIGVLGVKIWVQNKVNFSNPINLTTAAVALIVGIADYTWTIGDLKFTGIALGSAAALVIYHGMKAIAKARGTVAEPETEGPVAAATAAVKRAPKKRR
- a CDS encoding GGDEF domain-containing protein yields the protein MMLDTATLRVALAVVDLTLLLLFYFITYRRTRSSYSGWWCLALLLFLAGNAAYLMDGTPHQAWANPLGNVLLVAGAASIWAGARSLRTAAPDIWYLSAAPAITAVASALDQPAINVWSGAPAYLGFMGLLIGLGCRELLLLERHFSRVHLTLAAGSGILAAFYLGRLAVFLAEGRDGPVFQSVFGSVTTTLFSAVILVVASLTMAELSYEQQTRDLRARATVDGLTGLLNRTAFLDLAEDELRRLNRGRTTASLILADLDHFKAINDEFGHSAGDTALQAFAEACTATVRSTDLVGRYGGEEFIMLLPGVTAQTAGEIAADISTRLHASSSPVIPRLPTSSYGIASTAPGRVDLDALIASADAALYRAKTLGRDRSVLAVGIEEEPA
- a CDS encoding HNH endonuclease signature motif containing protein, translated to MECTDWCAEGRAALAAVAAWTAALDSVPAAGADADPAGPPGADQTGPPGAVQTGPSGAVLTGSSGVDPLWEDPLRDLAGDCLDGLTVMARWEARAAALKVRLAATYLQAADALAPPAVALHDNMGQEMAVTAEIACALTVSEQTAGAFLGDCLALTKTLPLTLAALTAGTISWAHARIMVDETTSLDPAGAAALEAHFLDPAAPNPARGCPAGELVPGRFRAKARTWRERHHRESIEQRHARCAADRRVEFRPDTDGMAWFSAYLPADTAAGIWERTTAAARALQGPDEERTLTQLRADIAATWLLTTGATSNNGTTGAGGEGAVCGDAVGGGVPSPRAQVLITVPVLSLLGAGQEPAMLDGYGPIPPSMARRLITDGAGSFHRVLIDPRDGAPLEIGRTSYRLTKAQRHWLMLRDGRCPFPGCNNHSLDNEADHLLAWADGGTTGITNLGQPCRKHHKLKHNSAWTPAGASKTAPPGWTSPSGRNYPSEQQDWEPPHWPDDWPDSGSESDTGTATGMDLDALMGMDPPPGVDPDLDFDTGLPPDPGPNPEQEQELPADPFPDWYLSTAGQPSPTADTAAPNWPETLNDPLRKAS
- a CDS encoding DUF6766 family protein, with the translated sequence MTNAASKQRSTQPRKDSGWVKDHGLMLANIGLFLLFFGGMVFSGAAAYSEDQLAHGEPAVTALQYLGTGSFLEATFENWESEFLQMGMYVILTVFLFQKGSSESKPMDRAAPQDEDPRDAALKAATPWPVRRGGWVLKLYEHSLSIMFLLLFVASMTLHAIGGSEEYSSEQQSHGQPPVTVLGYLATSRFWFESFQNWQSEFLAVAVLVGASVYLRERGSPESKPVAEPHYETGA
- a CDS encoding DUF6328 family protein translates to MSKLEPESAPQEPSTDQRNETAIEKLDRNWMELLQELRVLQTGVQILAGFLLTLPFQSRFESLDDFQVTLYLANVALAALTTALILLPVSVHRRLFRLHLRAALVASADRIAKAALAGIGLLSVGTSALVFDVAAGRTAGLTAGAMLLAVLLILLVYVPSRLRRQAAERT
- a CDS encoding malonic semialdehyde reductase, with translation MTIAHDEAVIDASAVDAIFAEARTANTFTGEVTEEQARAIYELTKFGPTAFNSQPLRVTYVRSAEARDALVETLANGNRAKTATAPLVAVLSYDTSWQEQWDNFLPGYNAPKAMYDAAPDLAAATGNNNAHLQAGYFILAVRSLGLAAGPMTGADFTAIDAAFFPDGDQKSFLVVNIGQPAAGAWGEAKPKFAYEDVVRTV
- a CDS encoding glycerate kinase, with the protein product MRILIAPDKFKGSLTAAEAAAAIAEGALRVYPDAEAIQFPVADGGEGTLEAAVAAGYEERLNAVVGPILAPVGAAWAIRKDAFGGATAVIETAQASGLAHMDPTPANALRAHSYGCGQLIAAALDAGATEIVLGLGGSAMSDGGSGALRALGLKPLDAAGNVVPLGGGSLAEVAQLDASGLDPRLSAVTFRIAVDVQNPLVGSDGAAHVFGPQKGADEDAVELLDAGLRNWASVLRQATGRDVNVPGAGAAGGFPAAFLAFSGAALEGGFELVAGLTGLASKLAQADLVITGEGSLDSQSLTGKAPIALAHAAQSLGIPVIVVAGRILVTPEDLAEHGVVAAAQLLDVAGSPDDAVANAAKYLAWATSKVLEGA